In Streptomyces longhuiensis, the following proteins share a genomic window:
- a CDS encoding PspC domain-containing protein, whose protein sequence is MTALARPTNGRMIGGVCAALARRFGTSATTMRVIFVLSCLLPGPQFLLYIALWILLPSEGKVRQAW, encoded by the coding sequence ATGACCGCCCTTGCCCGCCCCACGAACGGACGGATGATCGGCGGAGTGTGCGCAGCGCTGGCAAGGCGCTTCGGCACCTCCGCGACGACGATGCGCGTGATCTTCGTGCTCTCGTGTCTGCTTCCCGGCCCCCAGTTCCTGCTGTACATCGCGCTGTGGATCCTGCTGCCGAGCGAGGGCAAGGTCCGCCAGGCGTGGTGA
- a CDS encoding VanZ family protein, whose amino-acid sequence MQRHRPGGSKAAIRFRTAGIVLLAAHLLLVCWITLRPLDVPWVSAANLHPFAGIRADLALGPAEAVRRIGKELLLLAPLGVLLPIAGGRLVVSPLGSLVRTVAAGALLSLGIELLQTGVPGQVVDIDSLFLNTLGVALAHAAVVPTLRGRLRRRTEATPLPREEPSQGRTPTISRVGVAP is encoded by the coding sequence GTGCAGCGCCATCGCCCGGGCGGCTCCAAGGCCGCCATCCGCTTCCGTACGGCAGGGATAGTCCTCCTTGCCGCGCATCTGCTTCTCGTCTGCTGGATCACGCTGCGACCACTGGACGTGCCGTGGGTCAGCGCCGCGAACCTGCATCCGTTCGCGGGGATCAGGGCGGATCTCGCGCTCGGCCCGGCGGAGGCGGTGCGGCGGATCGGCAAGGAACTGCTGCTGCTCGCCCCGCTGGGGGTGCTGCTGCCGATCGCCGGGGGGCGGCTCGTCGTCTCGCCGCTGGGTTCGCTGGTGCGTACGGTCGCCGCCGGAGCGCTGCTCTCGCTCGGCATCGAACTGCTGCAGACCGGGGTGCCGGGGCAGGTCGTGGACATCGACTCGCTGTTCCTGAACACGCTGGGCGTGGCCCTCGCGCACGCGGCCGTGGTGCCGACCCTCAGGGGCAGGCTCCGCCGCAGGACCGAGGCCACCCCCCTCCCGCGGGAGGAGCCGTCTCAGGGGCGGACCCCGACGATTTCCAGGGTCGGCGTCGCCCCGTGA
- a CDS encoding sensor histidine kinase — protein sequence MTDAHDRLRGWAAAKKAILAGLRFTSLRLRLVVVFALVALTAAVSASGIAYWLNREAVLTRAQDAALSDFQQEMQNRAAALPEHPTQGELQHAANLMASSSQHFSVLLISDDKNGRRIAGNSDLDAITLAEVPRSLRDAVNREQPLTDGNKHPYHLYWQRIVSNDTPYLVGGARVIDGGPTGYMLKSLEPEAKDLNSLAWSLGIATALALIGSALLAQAAATTVLKPVHRLGRAARRLGEGKLDTRLRVSGTDELADLSRTFNRTAENLEKKVADMSAREEASRRFVADMSHELRTPLTAITAVTEVLEEELDAETGSVDPMIEPAVRLVVSETRRLNDLVENLMEVTRFDAGTARLVLDHVDIADQITACIDARAWLDAVDLDAERGIMARIDPRRLDVIMANLIGNALKHGGSPVRVSVRLADSELVIEVRDHGPGIPQDVLPHVFDRFYKASASRPRSEGSGLGLSIALENAHIHGGEITAANSPEGGAVFTFRLPLDASPLTLPPDDEGAVGGGSGEEGGA from the coding sequence GTGACTGATGCGCACGACCGGCTGCGGGGGTGGGCCGCGGCGAAGAAGGCGATACTCGCCGGCCTGCGCTTCACGAGCCTGCGGCTGCGGCTCGTCGTCGTCTTCGCCCTGGTGGCGCTGACCGCGGCGGTGTCGGCCTCGGGGATCGCGTACTGGCTCAACCGCGAGGCGGTGCTGACCCGGGCGCAGGACGCGGCGCTCAGCGACTTCCAGCAGGAGATGCAGAACCGCGCCGCGGCGCTGCCCGAGCATCCGACACAGGGCGAGTTGCAGCATGCCGCGAACCTGATGGCGAGCAGCAGTCAGCACTTCAGCGTGCTGCTGATCAGCGACGACAAGAACGGCCGGCGGATCGCGGGCAACTCCGACCTGGACGCGATCACGCTGGCCGAGGTGCCGCGTTCGCTGCGGGACGCGGTGAACAGGGAGCAGCCCCTCACGGACGGCAACAAGCACCCGTACCACCTGTACTGGCAGCGGATCGTCAGCAATGACACGCCGTATCTGGTCGGCGGGGCGCGGGTGATCGACGGGGGGCCGACGGGCTACATGCTCAAGTCCCTGGAGCCGGAGGCGAAGGATCTCAACTCCCTTGCCTGGTCGCTCGGGATCGCGACGGCGCTCGCGCTGATCGGTTCGGCGCTGCTCGCGCAGGCCGCGGCGACGACGGTGCTCAAGCCGGTGCACCGGCTCGGGCGGGCGGCCCGGCGGCTCGGGGAAGGGAAGCTGGACACGCGTCTGCGGGTCTCCGGCACGGATGAACTGGCCGATCTTTCCCGGACGTTCAACCGGACCGCGGAGAATCTGGAGAAGAAGGTCGCCGACATGAGCGCGCGCGAGGAGGCGTCGCGGCGCTTCGTCGCCGACATGTCGCACGAGCTGCGTACGCCGCTGACCGCGATCACCGCGGTGACGGAGGTCCTCGAGGAGGAGCTCGACGCGGAGACCGGTTCGGTCGACCCGATGATCGAGCCGGCCGTGCGCCTCGTGGTGAGCGAGACGCGCCGGCTGAACGACCTGGTGGAGAACCTGATGGAGGTGACCCGTTTCGACGCGGGCACCGCCCGGCTCGTCCTCGACCACGTCGACATCGCCGACCAGATCACGGCCTGCATCGACGCCCGCGCCTGGCTCGACGCGGTGGATCTGGACGCGGAGCGCGGCATCATGGCCCGCATCGACCCGCGCCGCCTCGACGTCATCATGGCGAACCTGATCGGGAACGCGCTCAAGCACGGCGGCTCGCCGGTGCGGGTGTCCGTGCGGCTCGCGGACTCGGAGCTGGTGATCGAGGTGCGTGACCACGGGCCCGGCATCCCGCAGGACGTGCTCCCGCATGTCTTCGACCGGTTCTACAAGGCGAGCGCGTCGAGGCCGCGTTCGGAGGGCAGCGGGCTCGGGCTCTCGATCGCCCTGGAGAACGCGCACATCCACGGCGGCGAGATCACGGCCGCCAACTCCCCTGAGGGCGGCGCCGTGTTCACGTTCCGGCTGCCGCTCGACGCGTCACCACTGACGCTGCCGCCCGACGACGAGGGCGCCGTCGGTGGCGGTTCCGGTGAGGAGGGCGGCGCGTGA
- the afsQ1 gene encoding two-component system response regulator AfsQ1, translating to MPSLLLIEDDDAIRTALELSLTRQGHRVATAATGEDGLKLLREQRPDLIVLDVMLPGIDGFEVCRRIRRTDQLPIILLTARSDDIDVVVGLESGADDYVVKPVQGRVLDARIRAVLRRGEREANDAASFGSLVIDRAAMTVTKNGEDLQLTPTELRLLLELSRRPGQALSRQQLLRLVWEHDYLGDSRLVDACVQRLRAKVEDVPSSPTLIRTVRGVGYRLDTPQ from the coding sequence GTGCCTTCCCTGTTGCTGATCGAGGACGACGACGCCATCCGAACGGCCCTGGAGCTGTCCCTAACGCGCCAGGGCCATCGGGTTGCCACCGCTGCCACCGGCGAGGACGGTCTGAAGCTGTTGCGTGAGCAGCGGCCGGACCTGATCGTGCTGGATGTGATGCTGCCCGGCATCGACGGGTTCGAGGTGTGCCGGCGCATCCGGCGCACGGACCAGTTGCCGATCATCCTGCTCACGGCGCGCAGCGACGACATCGACGTGGTGGTCGGGCTGGAGTCCGGCGCCGACGACTACGTCGTGAAACCGGTGCAGGGGCGGGTGCTCGACGCCCGGATCCGCGCGGTGCTCCGGCGGGGCGAGCGGGAGGCGAACGACGCGGCGTCGTTCGGCAGTCTCGTCATCGACCGGGCCGCGATGACGGTCACGAAGAACGGTGAGGACCTCCAACTGACGCCCACGGAACTGCGGTTGCTCCTGGAGCTGAGCCGCAGGCCGGGCCAGGCGCTGTCGCGCCAGCAACTGCTGCGTCTGGTGTGGGAGCACGACTACCTCGGTGACTCGCGGCTCGTCGACGCGTGTGTGCAGCGGCTGCGCGCGAAGGTCGAGGACGTTCCGTCGTCACCGACGCTGATCCGTACGGTGCGCGGGGTCGGCTACCGGCTGGACACGCCTCAGTGA
- a CDS encoding SigE family RNA polymerase sigma factor, with the protein MNTLHSTTTGAVVTRLHDALVRSPGSGKHELSGAVSGRGCARGAGRQHTTYMTVVDANQAVSDGGAAYGEESGEREKSLSEAEFTAYVQERRASLYATAYHLTGDRFEAEDLLQSALFSTYRAWDRISDKAAVGGYLRRTMTNLHISAWRRRKLNEYPTEELPETAGDTDAMRGTELRAVLWQALARLPELQRTMLVLRYYEGRTDPEIADILDISVGTVKSSIWRSLRRLREDEVLSFGRDLEESFGELVA; encoded by the coding sequence ATGAACACGCTGCACAGCACCACCACTGGCGCAGTTGTCACACGTCTTCATGACGCTCTCGTGCGGAGTCCCGGTTCCGGGAAGCACGAGTTGTCCGGTGCCGTGAGCGGGCGGGGGTGCGCTCGCGGCGCCGGGCGTCAACACACCACGTACATGACGGTGGTTGACGCGAACCAGGCGGTATCCGACGGGGGAGCCGCGTACGGGGAGGAATCGGGGGAGCGGGAGAAGTCCCTGTCGGAGGCCGAGTTCACGGCCTACGTACAGGAACGCCGCGCCTCCCTGTACGCAACCGCCTACCACCTGACCGGTGACCGGTTCGAGGCCGAGGATCTGCTCCAGAGCGCCCTCTTCTCGACGTACCGCGCCTGGGACAGGATCAGCGACAAGGCGGCGGTCGGGGGCTACCTCCGCCGCACCATGACCAATCTGCACATCAGCGCGTGGCGCCGCCGCAAGCTGAACGAGTACCCGACCGAGGAACTGCCGGAGACGGCGGGCGACACGGACGCGATGCGCGGCACGGAGCTGCGCGCGGTTCTCTGGCAGGCCCTGGCCCGCCTCCCCGAACTGCAGCGCACGATGCTCGTCCTGCGGTACTACGAGGGTCGTACGGACCCCGAGATCGCGGACATCCTCGACATCAGTGTCGGCACGGTGAAGTCCAGCATCTGGCGCTCCCTGCGTCGGCTGCGCGAGGACGAGGTCCTCAGCTTCGGCCGTGACCTGGAGGAGTCCTTCGGCGAGCTGGTGGCCTGA
- a CDS encoding uridine kinase family protein — translation MSSHPSIPTRVVLLAGPSGSGKSSFASRSGLPVLCLDDFYKEHDDPTLPQVPGSSDIDWDSPHSWDTETAVAAIAELCRTGRTRVPVYDLATSSRVGEETLDIERTPLFIAEGIFAADIVERCRDLGLLADALCLRGRPSTTFRRRLLRDLREGRKSVPFLLRRGWRLMRAERGIVARQTALGAHACGREEALGRLAAAAAGRCVKARAQA, via the coding sequence GTGAGTTCCCATCCCTCGATACCGACCCGGGTCGTCCTGCTGGCAGGTCCTTCCGGCTCCGGCAAGTCGTCGTTCGCGTCCCGCTCCGGGCTCCCCGTGCTGTGCCTGGACGACTTCTACAAGGAGCACGACGACCCCACGCTGCCGCAGGTGCCGGGCAGCTCGGACATCGACTGGGACTCGCCCCACTCCTGGGACACGGAGACGGCCGTCGCCGCGATCGCCGAGCTGTGCCGCACGGGCCGCACCCGCGTTCCCGTCTACGACCTCGCGACCAGCTCGCGGGTGGGCGAGGAGACGCTCGACATCGAGCGCACGCCGCTGTTCATCGCGGAGGGCATCTTCGCCGCGGACATCGTGGAGCGCTGCCGGGATCTCGGCCTGCTCGCCGACGCGCTGTGCCTGCGCGGCCGCCCGTCCACGACGTTCCGCCGCCGGCTGCTGCGGGACCTCAGGGAGGGCCGCAAGTCCGTGCCGTTCCTGCTGCGCCGCGGCTGGCGCCTGATGCGCGCGGAGCGCGGCATCGTGGCCCGCCAGACGGCGCTCGGCGCGCACGCGTGCGGCAGGGAGGAAGCCCTCGGCCGCCTGGCCGCGGCCGCCGCGGGCCGTTGCGTGAAGGCCCGCGCCCAGGCGTGA
- a CDS encoding aldehyde dehydrogenase family protein has product MSERLTVLKTYKLYVGGKFPRSESGRVYEVSDSKGKWLANAPLSSRKDARDAVVAARKAFGGWAGATAYNRGQVLYRVAEMLEGRRDQFVREVADAEGLSKSKAAAVVDAAIDRWVWYAGWTDKIGQVVGGANPVAGPFFNLSTPEPTGVVAVLAPQESSFLGLVSVIAPVIATGNTAVVIASETSPLPALSLGEVLATSDVPGGVVNVLSGRTAEIAAPLAAHQDVNAIDLTGADADLARDLEIAAADNLKRVRRPQAVDTDWTTDPGTDRLTSFLETKTVWHPTGSLGASGSSY; this is encoded by the coding sequence ATGTCTGAGCGACTCACAGTCCTGAAGACCTACAAGCTGTACGTGGGCGGGAAGTTCCCGCGTTCCGAGAGCGGCCGGGTGTACGAGGTGTCGGACTCGAAGGGCAAGTGGCTGGCGAACGCCCCGCTGTCGTCCCGCAAGGACGCGCGTGACGCGGTCGTGGCGGCGCGCAAGGCGTTCGGCGGCTGGGCGGGCGCGACGGCGTACAACCGCGGGCAGGTGCTCTACCGCGTGGCGGAGATGCTGGAGGGCCGCCGCGACCAGTTCGTGCGGGAGGTGGCGGACGCCGAGGGCCTGTCGAAGTCCAAGGCGGCGGCCGTCGTGGACGCGGCGATCGACAGGTGGGTCTGGTACGCGGGCTGGACGGACAAGATCGGCCAGGTCGTGGGCGGGGCGAACCCGGTCGCGGGCCCGTTCTTCAACCTGTCCACGCCCGAGCCGACCGGAGTGGTGGCCGTGCTGGCCCCACAGGAGTCGTCGTTCCTGGGCCTGGTCTCGGTGATCGCCCCGGTGATCGCGACGGGCAACACGGCCGTGGTGATCGCGAGCGAGACGTCCCCGCTGCCGGCGCTGTCGCTCGGCGAGGTGCTCGCCACGTCCGACGTGCCGGGCGGTGTCGTGAACGTCCTGTCCGGCAGGACGGCGGAGATCGCCGCGCCGCTGGCCGCGCACCAGGACGTGAACGCGATCGACCTGACGGGCGCGGACGCCGACCTGGCCCGTGACCTGGAGATCGCGGCGGCGGACAATCTGAAGCGCGTACGCCGTCCCCAGGCTGTGGACACGGACTGGACGACGGACCCGGGCACGGACCGGCTCACGTCGTTCCTCGAGACCAAGACGGTGTGGCACCCGACGGGTTCACTCGGCGCATCGGGCTCTTCGTACTAG